One Euphorbia lathyris chromosome 1, ddEupLath1.1, whole genome shotgun sequence DNA segment encodes these proteins:
- the LOC136211129 gene encoding F-box/LRR-repeat protein At5g02910-like, with amino-acid sequence MSIGKVNWEFVKSLRLYSCLMEDNKIEKVLSGSPLLEYLELCNCYMFDGLVIASKSLKTLILDGVGCGCSVVEISCPNLERLRISGLVWFTSLKLMNLPSSLYVTLDFYFDMAELEDEMSNDDFVNLVLRTLRQVEHAEKLEIGRWLMEILSSSEDVDYIGDLPDYVIHQMVSFMPLTKDGFESEFYNMLERKWTDVPILNFVSNVKFVINSKDVPLTYLEPRLSFWIRFAALKTVKELILDCDYTNVESGNEYLLPQFLFNNSSLIKMKICTCYFMPNGKVNWESLKSLQLDHAELGNQAFEHVLSGSPLLECLELRCCGFEGAVVIASEHLRTFILEEFGKSCRLLEISCPNLERLKIWGNLGHTSLKLMSLPSSLHATLGFYLLESDDISPDDCMNLVEETVKQIQHVEELEIHLSRLRN; translated from the exons ATGTCGATTGGGAAAGTAAATTGGGAATTTGTCAAGAGTTTGCGTTTATATAGTTGTCTAATGGAAGATAACAAGATTGAGAAGGTTTTATCTGGTAGTCCTCTACTTGAATACTTGGAATTGTGCAACTGTTATATGTTTGACGGGCTTGTTATTGCCTCTAAAAGTTTGAAGACTCTTATTTTGGATGGAGTTGGCTGTGGATGCAGTGTTGTTGAAATTTCATGTCCTAATCTGGAGAGATTGAGAATATCAGGTCTAGTGTGGTTTACATCtcttaaactaatgaatttgcCTTCTTCACTTTATGTTACTTTGGATTTTTACTTCGACATGGCGGAGTTGGAAGACGAAATGAGTAATGATGACTTCGTAAATTTGGTCCTGCGGACTCTTCGGCAGGTTGAGCATGCTGAAAAGCTAGAAATTGGGCGTTGGTTGATGGAG ATTCTATCATCCTCGGAGGATGTAGACTACATAGGAGACTTGCCAGATTATGTCATTCACCAGATGGTCTCTTTTATGCCATTAACAAAAGACGGATTTGAGAGTGAGTTTTACAATATGCTGGAGCGTAAATGGACTGATGTCCCAATCCTCAACTTTGTTTCCAACG TGAAATTTGTTATCAACTCCAAAGATGTACCTTTGACGTACTTGGAACCTAGATTGTCCTTCTGGATTCGTTTTGCTGCCTTAAAAACTGTAAAGGAGCTCATTTTGGATTGTGATTATACTAATGTGGAATCGGGAAATGAGTACCTATTGCCGCAATTTCTTTTCAACAATTCTTCATTGATTAAAATGAAGATATGTACTTGTTATTTTATGCCAAATGGGAAAGTAAATTGGGAATCTCTCAAGAGTTTGCAGTTAGATCATGCTGAGTTGGGTAATCAAGCATTTGAGCATGTTTTATCCGGTAGTCCGTTGCTTGAATGCTTAGAATTACGCTGTTGTGGCTTTGAAGGTGCGGTTGTTATTGCTTCTGAGCATTTGAGAACATTTATTCTAGAGGAATTTGGCAAGAGCTGTCGTCTCCTGGAAATTTCATGTCCTAATCTTGAGAGATTGAAAATTTGGGGAAACTTGGGTCATACATCTCTTAAATTGATGAGCCTGCCTTCTTCACTTCATGCTACTTTGGGGTTTTACCTCTTAGAATCCGATGATATCAGTCCTGATGACTGCATGAATTTAGTTGAGGAGACCGTGAAGCAGattcaacatgttgaggagctGGAAATCCACTTGAGCAGGTTGAGGAACTAG